CGCAGCCTCTGGCAGCGGGCGCTCAAGGTCTACGGCTACCACGTGGCGCTGCTGGCCTTCGCGTTCGCGGTCATCGGGACGTTGGGCATGGCGACGCACCGTCCCGCCATCCACAACCTGTTGGGCTTCTTCCACGAGGACCCTTTCACCGCGCTGTGGAGCAGCTTGTTCCTGCTCTACTGTCCACCGCTGCTCGACATCCTCCCGCTCTACGTCGTGCTGCTGTTGCTGACGCCCTTCATCCTGCTGGGCGCGCGCAAGGCGGGGTGGACGCGCATCCTGTGTCTGAGCGGGTTGGTGTGGTTGTCGGCGCAACTGGGCTTGAAGCGCGCGCTCTACGATTTGCTGGTGTTCATCCCGGTGCTGCCGTGGCCACCGCTGCGCATCGAGCTGTCGGGGGCCTTCGACCTGTTCGCCTGGCAGTTCCTGTGGGTGCTGGGCGTGTGGCTGGGCGTGGGCCGTGCCACGGCGCCGGAGAAGCGCGAGGTCGTTTCGCCCGTGCTGCTCAGCGGGGCGCTGGTGGTGAGCGTGGCGCTGCTGCTGATGCGCTACCAGGTGGGCATCTTCAGCATCGACCTGGACCTGTATGGCGCCCTCATCGACAAGTGGACCCTGGCGCCCGTGAGGCTGGTGAACTTCCTGGCCGTGGCCCTGCTGGCGAGCTGGCTGAGCCCCAAGGTGTTCCGCTGGCTGCGCCCCCGCGTGCTGGAGGCGCTGGGCCGTGCGTCCCTGCCCGTGTTCTCCGTGCATCTGGTGCTGTGCCTGCTCAGCCTGGCGCTGCTCAATGAGAACGAGGACCCGCTGGCCGACTGGGAAGAGGTCGTCGTGTTGGTGGCCACGTTCACCGTGATGCTGCTGGTGGCGTGCAGACAGGCGGCCGCGCTGCGCAGCAGTCGGACCCCATAGGGCTTCTCTGAGAATTCTCTCAGGATGCCCTCAAACGGCATGCGCGCGCCCTCCCTAGGGTGCGCGGCATGTGGGTCCTGCTCGTCACACTCCTCGCCGCGGCTCCGGCGCGAGAGTCCCCTCCACTCACCTTCGCCGAGTCCCAGTCGCTGGCCGCGAAAGCCGCGCTGCCCGCGAGCCTGGCGCGCGCCGTGGAAACGCGGCGTGTGTGGGACGCGCGGCTGCCGTGGCTCGCCGCCAACCCCACGCTCAGCGTGGTGCCGGGGCGGCGCGCCCAGCCCGAGGGGCCAGGCTTCGAGCTGACGGTGTCGGTGGAGCAACCGCTCTTCCTGTCGAACCTGGCGGGGGCCCAGCGCGACGCGGCGAGCGCGGAGACCCGGGCGCTGGAGCGGGAGGCCGTGGCCGCGCTGCTGAACCGCCGGCTGGAGGTGGCGCGGGCCTGGCTGACGCTCTGGTCGGCCCAGCAGGCCGCGGCGACGGCCGAGCAGGAAGCGACGTTGGCGGGTGCCCTGCGCACCTCCGTCGCGGATGCGCTGGCGCTGGGCGGCGCCACCCGGTTGGAGCTGGCCGAAGCGGAAGGGTTCGAGGCCGAGGCCCAGGTCGCGCTCCTGGCTCGCGAGGCGGAGGTGACCCACGCGCGGCTGTCGTTGGCGGTACTGGTGGGCCGTCAGCCCGACGCGCACCTGGTGGTCGCGGAGGCACTGCCGGAAGTGGCATTGCCGCCGTCTTCCGAAGAAGCGCGGTGGCTGGCGCGCGCCTCCGAGCTTCCAGATGCGGAGGCCCGGCGCCTGCTGGGTGTGGCGGAGCGGGCCCGCGCGGCGGAGGTCCGGGCAGCGCGGGGCTGGCAGGTGACGGTGGGCGCGCAGGGCGTGCGTGAGTACTACGGCGGGCTCAGTGGCCTGCTGATGGTGGGCGTGACGCCGCCGATGTTCGACGCGGGTCAGCGCGAGCGTGGCGCGCTCCTCGCCGCCGCTGAACGTCTGGAGGGCGAGGCCCAGGAAGCCGCGCTGCGCGCCGCCGCGGAGCTGGCCCTGGCGTTCCGTGAGCGCGAGCAGACCGCAGCGCAGCTCTCCGTCGTCGAGAAGTCCCTGGCGCCCAAGGCCGAAGAGGCCGCGCGGCTGGCCGACGTGTTGCTGCGCGCGGGCCAGAGCACGCTGCCTGACGTCCTGCGCGCCCGCCGCGCCCGGGCCGCCGCCAACATCCGGCTCGCGCTCGCTCGTGGCGAAGCCTCGCTCGCCGCCGCGCGGCTCCACCTCCTGCTCTCCGCTCTGCCATGACGCCCTTCGTCCGCCGTTTCGTCGCTGTGCCGATGCTCGCCCTGTCCGGGGCGTGCACGTCCGGTTCTTCCACCGCGGAGGTTCCTCCCGCGCCGCCCCCCGCGCGCGCCTCCGCGCCTTCGGCGTGGGTGCCCGTGCGCGCGGCGTCTCGCGTGGCCCTGGCGGAGGCCCCCGCGCTGGTGCTGTCCAGCCCGGACGCCGTCGCCGCGCTCTCCGCGCCGTTCCGCGCCCGAGTGCAGCAGGTGCGCGCGCGGCCGGGTCAGCAAGTCAAGGCGGGAGACCCGCTGGTGGAGGTGCTGATGCCGGAGGTGGTGGAGGCGGCGGGGGCCGCCAGCGCCGCCTCGCTGAGGCTGGAGGCCTATTCGCGGCAGGTGGAGCGCCTGGAGGCGCTTCATGCCCAGGGGCTGGCGAAGCTGCCCGACCTGGCCGACGCCCAGACGCAACAGGCCGAGGCCCGCGCCGCCCTGGTCGCGGCGCACGCGGTGTTGCGCGTGGCGGGCATCGCTCCCGGGGAAGCCCGGGGCGTGGCGGAGCGTGGCACCGTCTGGCTCAAGAGCCCCATCGGAGGAATCGTCACCGAGGTGCGCGCGGTGCTGGGGGAGATGCAGCCCGAGGCCAGTGCCGCCTTGGTGCGGGTGGCCGCTGACGGCCCCGCGCGCCTGGAGGCCCGCCTGTCCGTGCGTCCTCCCGAGGACGCCAGCTTCGCCTTCGTGTCGTCCCAGGGCATCGCTGTTCCGGTGCGGTGGGTGGGCCAGTCCCCGGTCGTGGACGCCGCGGATGGAACGTGGCGCGCATGGTTCGAGCCAGAGGACACCGCCGCCGTGCTGCGCGCGGGGCAGGGGGGCCGGTTGCGCATCCAGGCCGCGGCGGGCGAGGACACGGTGCTGGTCCCGGCGCGCGCCCTGGCCTTCGACAGTGCGCGCACGGTCGTCTTCACGCGCGGCGGCGAGGGGCAGCCCGTGCGCCGGGAGGTGGAGGTGCTGGCCACTTCCGGCGCGGAGGCCTTGGTGAAAGGGCCGCTGTCTGCCCGGGACACGGTCGCCGCTGACGGCGCGGCGCTGCTGTTGGAGTCTCAGGCCGGTGACGCCGATGAGGTGACGCCGTGATTGAAGCCCTCGTGCGCTGGTCGGTGCGTCACCGGGTCTGGGTCCTGGTCCTCACGGGCGTGCTCGCGCTGGCGGGCGTCGCGGTGTCGCTCCGCCTGGAGCTGGACGCGATGCCGGACATCACCACCAACCAGGTGCTCGTTCTTACGCGTGCGCCCGGCCTGACGCCCGAGGAGGTGGAGCGGCTGGTGACGCGGCCGGTGGAGGTGGCGCTGGGCGGCATGCCCGGACTCGAGGAGCAGCGCAGCCTGTCCCGCTATGGCCTTTCCTCCGTCACCGCCGTGTTCGAGGACGGCGTGGACCCGTACCGGGCTCGGCAGCAGGTGCAGGAGCGCCTCAACGTGCTCGGCTCCACGCTGCCCCCGGGCGTGGATCCACCGGAGCTGGGGCCGCTCACCGGTGGGTTGGGCGAAGTCTTCCACTTCACGCTGTCCTCGCCGGAGCGCACGGGCGCGCAGTTGCTCGAGCTGACGCAGTTTCGCGTGGCGCCCCGCCTGCGTACCGTGCCGGGCGTGGTGGAGGTCAACAGTTGGGGAGGCCACCAGCGCACGCTGGAGGTGCGCGCGGACGCGGTGCGGCTGGCCCAGCGGGGCGTGACGCTCGCGCAGTTGCGTGACGCGCTGGAGCGAGCCACCGGCAGCGCTCCGGGCGCGAGCCTTCCGGTGGGAGAGCGCCACGTCCTGATTCGCGCCGTGGCGCGGCCTCGGGTGCCGGCCGACCTGGCGGAGGCGTTGATTCCCCGGCCAGGGGCCATGGCCGTGCGCCTGGGCGACGTGGCCGAGGTCACCGAAGGCGCGCTGCCTCGCATTGGCAGCGCCACCTCCAATGGGCGCGGCGAGACGGTCTACGTCATGGTGCAGATGCTTCGGGATGCCAATGCGCTCGCCGTGACGGGCGCCATCTCCGACGCGCTCCCCGATGTGCGAGCGCTGCTGCCCGAGGACGTGCGGTTGGACGTCGTCTATGACCGCGCCACGTTGGTGCGCGGCACGGTGCGCACCGTGGGCAAGAACCTGCTGGAAGGAGGGCTGCTCGTCGTGGGCGTCCTCTTCCTGTTGCTCGGCAGCGTGCGCGCGGGTCTGCTGGTCGCTTCGGCCATTCCGTTGTCCATGCTGGGCGCGACCACCGCCATGGTGGCGCTGGACATCCCCGGCAATCTGATGAGCCTGGGAGCCATCGACTTCGGCCTGCTGGTGGATGGCGCGGTGGTGATGGTGGAGGGCCTGTTCCACCGGTTGGCGCATCTGTCGCCGGAGGAGAAACAGCGTTCGCCCCGTGAGCACGTCGAGGAGACGGCCGTGTCCCTGGCCCGTCCCGTCTTCTTCTCCGTGCTCATCATCCTGCTCGTGTACCTGCCCATCTTGTCCCTGCGAGGCGTGGACGGGAAGATGTTCCGGCCCATGGCGATGACCGTCGTCTTCGCGCTGGCCACCGCGCTGCTGTTGTCGTTGACCTTCATCCCCGCCGCCGCGAGTTGGCTCATTCGCCCCGAGCACGTCCCCGCGCGTGAGCCACTGCTGGTCCGCTGGTTCGAGCGTCTCTACGCCCCGGCGTTGCGTCAGAGCGTGCGCCGGCGCGTGCCCGTGGCCGCCGTGGCCGTGTTCCTGTTGGCCGTGGGTGGGTGGATCTTCGCTCACGCGGGCACGGAGTTCACGCCGCAGTTGGACGAAGGCGACATGGTGATTCAAACCACGCGTGTCCCCGACATCAGCCTGGACGCGGCGGTGAGCGAAGCGGGCCGGATGGAGCGAGTCCTGCTCGAAGCGATTCCGGAGGTCCGCCAGGTCGTCTCGCGCGTGGGCAGCCCCGCGGTGGCCACGGACATCATGGGCTTGGAGATGGCGGACGTCTTCGTGTCGTTGGCGCCGAGGGATGCGTGGCGGCCCGGGCTCACCCGTGAGTCGCTCATCGAGGAGATGGGGCAGGTGCTGGAAGCCCGTGTCCCAGGTGGAGACCCGGCCTTCACGCAGCCCATCCAGATGCGCTTCAACGAGCTGCTCGGGGGCGCGGTGACGGACGTGGCGCTCAGCATCTACGGCGAGGACCTGACCGAACTCGGGCTCCTGGCTCGCCGGGCCGCGGCGCTGTTGAGCCAGGAACCGGGTGCGGTGGACGTGCGTGTGCTCGCTCCGCCGGAGGTGCCGCTCTTCGAGGTGACGCCTCGCCCACTCGATTCGGCCCGCGCGGGCCTGGGCGCGGTCGATGTGCTGGAGGCGGTGAGCGCGGTGCGCAGTGGCGTGGAGGTGGGCGCCACCTGGGATGGGGCGGTGCGCGTGCCCATCGTCCTGCGGTTGACGGGCGCGTCCGATGCCTTCTCCCTGGCCGAGCTGCCCCTTCCCACGGAGACGGGAGGCCTGGTTCCGCTCTCCCGCGTGGCGGACGTGCGGTTGACTTCCTCGCCTGGGCTGGTGAGCCGGGAAGGGGGCCAGCGCCGGCTGGTGGTGGGCTTCAACGTGCGAGGCGTGGACCTGGGGACGGTGGTGGAGCGGGCTCGGAGCCGCGTGGAGCAGTCGCTCGCTCCGCCTGATGGCTATCGGCTCGAGTGGGGCGGTCAGTACGAGACCTTGACGGAGGCACGGCAAAGGCTTTCGCTGGTGCTTCCCGCCGTGGCCCTCCTCATCTTCGCCGTGCTGCTGTTCGCTTTCCGTCGCATGCGTCCTGCTTTGGCCATCTTCGCCAACGTGCCCTTCGCGTGCGTGGGCGGGATGATGGCGCTGGCGGCCCGGGACTTGCCCGTGTCCATCTCCGCGGCGGTGGGCTTCATCGCGCTGTCCGGCATCGCGGTTCTCAACGGCGTCGTGCTGATGTCGCGCGAACAGCGGCTCGAAGCGGACGGCCATGCTCCCGGTGAGGCGGTGGTGATGGCGGCCCGCGAGCGGGCCCGGCCCGTGCTGATGACGGCGCTGGTGGCGGCGCTGGGCTTCATCCCGATGATGCTCGCTCGCGGGGTGGGCGCCGAGGTGCAGCGGCCCCTGGCCACGGTGGTGGTGGGCGGGCTCGTCACCTCCACGCTGCTGACCCTGGTCATCCTCCCCACACTCTACCCATGGTTCGCGGGTAGGACGCGCACGCAGGCGCGTGCATGATGGGGTGAAGGAGGCCGGTGCCGTGAGGCTGCTG
This portion of the Myxococcus xanthus genome encodes:
- the opgC gene encoding OpgC domain-containing protein, which encodes MWPWGASSEEAPCVWVLGLFCRNGLWTVWNPPLRASSTAHLTREPFKPTFVHMNRRPELDSLRGILLVLMTLTHLPTRLNTISNQPFGFVSAAEGFVFLSAFLVGVVYANKIEAADPNVLWRSLWQRALKVYGYHVALLAFAFAVIGTLGMATHRPAIHNLLGFFHEDPFTALWSSLFLLYCPPLLDILPLYVVLLLLTPFILLGARKAGWTRILCLSGLVWLSAQLGLKRALYDLLVFIPVLPWPPLRIELSGAFDLFAWQFLWVLGVWLGVGRATAPEKREVVSPVLLSGALVVSVALLLMRYQVGIFSIDLDLYGALIDKWTLAPVRLVNFLAVALLASWLSPKVFRWLRPRVLEALGRASLPVFSVHLVLCLLSLALLNENEDPLADWEEVVVLVATFTVMLLVACRQAAALRSSRTP
- a CDS encoding TolC family protein encodes the protein MWVLLVTLLAAAPARESPPLTFAESQSLAAKAALPASLARAVETRRVWDARLPWLAANPTLSVVPGRRAQPEGPGFELTVSVEQPLFLSNLAGAQRDAASAETRALEREAVAALLNRRLEVARAWLTLWSAQQAAATAEQEATLAGALRTSVADALALGGATRLELAEAEGFEAEAQVALLAREAEVTHARLSLAVLVGRQPDAHLVVAEALPEVALPPSSEEARWLARASELPDAEARRLLGVAERARAAEVRAARGWQVTVGAQGVREYYGGLSGLLMVGVTPPMFDAGQRERGALLAAAERLEGEAQEAALRAAAELALAFREREQTAAQLSVVEKSLAPKAEEAARLADVLLRAGQSTLPDVLRARRARAAANIRLALARGEASLAAARLHLLLSALP
- a CDS encoding efflux RND transporter periplasmic adaptor subunit, whose amino-acid sequence is MTPFVRRFVAVPMLALSGACTSGSSTAEVPPAPPPARASAPSAWVPVRAASRVALAEAPALVLSSPDAVAALSAPFRARVQQVRARPGQQVKAGDPLVEVLMPEVVEAAGAASAASLRLEAYSRQVERLEALHAQGLAKLPDLADAQTQQAEARAALVAAHAVLRVAGIAPGEARGVAERGTVWLKSPIGGIVTEVRAVLGEMQPEASAALVRVAADGPARLEARLSVRPPEDASFAFVSSQGIAVPVRWVGQSPVVDAADGTWRAWFEPEDTAAVLRAGQGGRLRIQAAAGEDTVLVPARALAFDSARTVVFTRGGEGQPVRREVEVLATSGAEALVKGPLSARDTVAADGAALLLESQAGDADEVTP
- a CDS encoding efflux RND transporter permease subunit is translated as MIEALVRWSVRHRVWVLVLTGVLALAGVAVSLRLELDAMPDITTNQVLVLTRAPGLTPEEVERLVTRPVEVALGGMPGLEEQRSLSRYGLSSVTAVFEDGVDPYRARQQVQERLNVLGSTLPPGVDPPELGPLTGGLGEVFHFTLSSPERTGAQLLELTQFRVAPRLRTVPGVVEVNSWGGHQRTLEVRADAVRLAQRGVTLAQLRDALERATGSAPGASLPVGERHVLIRAVARPRVPADLAEALIPRPGAMAVRLGDVAEVTEGALPRIGSATSNGRGETVYVMVQMLRDANALAVTGAISDALPDVRALLPEDVRLDVVYDRATLVRGTVRTVGKNLLEGGLLVVGVLFLLLGSVRAGLLVASAIPLSMLGATTAMVALDIPGNLMSLGAIDFGLLVDGAVVMVEGLFHRLAHLSPEEKQRSPREHVEETAVSLARPVFFSVLIILLVYLPILSLRGVDGKMFRPMAMTVVFALATALLLSLTFIPAAASWLIRPEHVPAREPLLVRWFERLYAPALRQSVRRRVPVAAVAVFLLAVGGWIFAHAGTEFTPQLDEGDMVIQTTRVPDISLDAAVSEAGRMERVLLEAIPEVRQVVSRVGSPAVATDIMGLEMADVFVSLAPRDAWRPGLTRESLIEEMGQVLEARVPGGDPAFTQPIQMRFNELLGGAVTDVALSIYGEDLTELGLLARRAAALLSQEPGAVDVRVLAPPEVPLFEVTPRPLDSARAGLGAVDVLEAVSAVRSGVEVGATWDGAVRVPIVLRLTGASDAFSLAELPLPTETGGLVPLSRVADVRLTSSPGLVSREGGQRRLVVGFNVRGVDLGTVVERARSRVEQSLAPPDGYRLEWGGQYETLTEARQRLSLVLPAVALLIFAVLLFAFRRMRPALAIFANVPFACVGGMMALAARDLPVSISAAVGFIALSGIAVLNGVVLMSREQRLEADGHAPGEAVVMAARERARPVLMTALVAALGFIPMMLARGVGAEVQRPLATVVVGGLVTSTLLTLVILPTLYPWFAGRTRTQARA